In Drosophila subpulchrella strain 33 F10 #4 breed RU33 chromosome X, RU_Dsub_v1.1 Primary Assembly, whole genome shotgun sequence, the DNA window TCTTAAGATAAACTCGAAGTATGGGGATGCTGCCCGATAATAAAGCGGTTTGCATGTATTTATTCCCTCGTTTAAAATTGATGTACCAACATGGGGCTTCCTTTTCAGATACGTGAGTGCCGGCCATTTGGATCGGTTGACATATGTCCCACCCCAGGCCCCGAGGACCCAAGGGCGGCTGCTTACTTCATTCGGCTCAAGTTGTTCCGGTCCCAAAACTGCGTATACAAATTGCTGGCAATTTTGAAACATGACCACCcactcccacttcccctcccactcgCATTAGGGGCACCCGTTCCTTTCCCGGAGCGATGGCGATGGCACCACTCGAAAACTGATGACACTGTCAATTTGGCCGGGCGCCGATGCAAGCGGACACATGTGGGCATGCGGTGGGGCAGCCCCGCCCACCTTTCGACCAGATGATGAACTCCCACCCCAGACCGCTCTAGACCACCCCCCAGCCACCCACCCACCTCACACCAGCCCACCGTCTTCGGTGATGCATTGCAATGACATTTTCATGCTTTATCTGCGGCTGGCCTCGCATAAATTGGTGTTTTCAACGCAAGGCAGGGTGGTACGCTGGGTTTTGCGAAGGGGATTGCAAGATATTAACCAAAACTAAATCAAAATGGGAAGTTTTTCCAggataaccaataatatataatatgattggataaccaatatataatatatctcAAGTTTCaccaaaattatattattattacggTTAGAGGAAGAAAAGTAAGTATATTTCGCCCATTAAAAGTAATTGCTCTAATTAGATACAAGTTATTGGGGACCAGTAATGGGTAGCTAGCCCCCTTCGTACGCCCCTGGCCACCCTCACCGCACAGCTCAGCCATCGCTCCATAATGTGTCTTGACATAAAAATGCAGTCAATTCTCTTGACAAATTTTGCTTTTATTACACGCTTTGTTTATGTGAATTTGTGTACATGGCATTTGCACATCATCAATGTGCGAGTTTTCCTTTTTCAGATGTGTGTGTACATTGGGATATAAAAGTAGCAACACGATTGCCGAGGACAGCtttcctgctgctcctgctgccaCCATCGACATGAAAACTGTGCACATGACTTGGCAATGCTCTAAAGAAGTCGAGTTTAGTTTTCCGTCCTGCCGTGTGTACGACATAACTTTGTGGCCAACATCCTGTTGGGTTGGATTGTATCTCTTTTCGGCTCTGATTTTTCAAAGGAGATTGCACTGCCATACTAACTGAAACACATGTAATTCTTCAAGTACATGAATTAGCCATAATTCTTGGTTTAATAGATGCATTATTCATTATATTATGATGGAAAAATCCCTTTGAAGTaccataaataattttataggAGGCCTACTGCAGTTAAGGTACATGTATTTATTTCGACTATTTAAAAATCGCAACTTTAATCTAATTTTCCAGCTCATTAATCCGATGTTTTGGTGGGAATTTCCCCAAGTCCCCACTAAATTGCCGCGACTCAATGGATTTTCGAGGGCCTTTCCGTGACATAgggaatcgaatcgaatcgcaTATGATGTTCTACAGACACGGCTCTTTATTGCGACTGCTTACTTTTTcatggcatacttttatgcGCTGCAGCAAATTGTTTTAGACGCGGCGCCGCCCGTGTCCTTGCAAATCCCTCTTTTGTGTGTCCTTTTGCGTACTTATTGGGTGTGTGGGAATCGAATTCGTTTTCCCGGCTCCGACTGAAAAGTAATCGATTACGCGCCTTAGTCGCAGTCGGCGCCTGATTAGCAtaatttgatgtgtgagcGTGCTGCCAAGGACATTTCGGGGGAGCTGGCCAAAGGTGGGGTGGCAGGGCGTTTTCAATCTTGCCAGAAAAGTGTTCGAATTTCGGGGGAGAATGTTTTTAAGTCGGCGACATTTCATCACCAGCAAACGCGACACGCGACAGCTTCATTTTGTGCTTTCCCCGCCCGCGAAAATCACCATTCGAAGTGCCATCCCATTGACGTCAGCCAGTGACAGTTGAAGGGCTGAGCCCAAGTAACACAACATTTAAGGGAAGGCCGATGAACTTTCGGAACTTGTAGGTTCTCCTGTTCGTAGATAACGTTTGTATATGGACTGCATTAATGGTGAAATGGGTTTCTCTTTATTTGAATATTGATTGATTAACAGGTAGCTGCTGTCGTCTGCTTTTGCAAAACAATGCCCCGCGAAAGGAGGGGGAATCCCTTCGAAGATACAGCTAGATACAGCTGGATACAGCTCCATCCCAAAAAGACCGACTCCGACCCTTTAAAACACTCATCCAGGACATGCGAACGCCATTAAAGCCGCTCAGGAAGTTGCCGGCCAGCAGAGCCATTATGTTTGATATACGACAATAAGCGCGGATAATGCGTTAAAGGAGCTCAAGCAGAACGCAGGACGCAGGACTAGAGACGCTCTGCCATAAATTAGTGCGAAAGCCAAGTTGTCTGAGCCAAGTCGATGGCTCGTGGCCCAAAGTGAAATTAAGTGCAGGTAAAGTGCATCCCAACCTGCGGTCTTTCGGATCCCATGAATGTTTGTCAAGGCGAACTAAAGTTACCCGAGCTAAATTTGTATCCAGTTTTAAATGAGTTTGCTTTATTAGTGGAAATAAGTTGCAAGTCTGGAACTTTATATAACTTAATTATGTTACTTTCATATATGTGCTTGAGTTGGTTTCAGGAAAAATATGTACGAACCCATTTCatggtaaataaaataagtagTGTTACTACTTTTTAGTAAGAACTTTAAGATCGTTTATCTCAAACTAATTGAAGCTAACCTCCGTAGCAGATAAACTTCTCTAATCCTGAGTTTCCATTCCCAGACAGCTGGCTCTCCTTTCCCAGGAAAAGCCCTCTGGAATCGGGCAGTTCAGTAATAGATATATCCACGGCTTAATCCTTTAAGTTGCCAATTACAatgaaaattgattttatttcgCTGGCTGTCGGTGTTTTTCCTGCTTTCTCATCTCGGCAGCGCCTTTTTtacttggcctttgttttGGTTCAGTCTGCCGGACAGCACCACCACTTGCCACTTGCCACCCACCACCACCCGCctcccaccgcccaccgctcCCCGTCCTTGGCGGGACTTTTATGAAAGCACAGCTGGCTTTCACTTTTTTTGGCTTTCACTCTGGTTTCGGTTGTCTGGTGGCAAAGTGCCGAATGTACATAATGCCAGTGGATTAGGGCTTAGTTTATCAGCGTTTTCACTGCCAATGTCAAGGTCAAGCTCATAAGCGCGTATGACAACAGTCCTAAGTTGTATGTGGCCTGGTTTATTgtgcttgtgtgtgtgtttgtgtgctgGGGTGCACTGGGAGATGTGAGGTGGTGGAACCTTAACAAAACCAcagtaaattatttgaatgcaTTTGCGAACTTTTGATTATAGCCATTTGATAAATGATTTCCACAATCCTAAAAGACTATATTTTTGGTGTTCATCATTCTAAAAAAGGCTCCTAGTTTTTTTCTCCAGTGTAGGCAACATTGGAAATAACTTTGGCATTAGCTATTTCCCCGCCTGCAGTCGCCAGCTGCTGAGCCACTTGGTCATCTCTCCGCTTCGGCTATTAACATACAATTATGCCGAAATGCCAATCAAATGCAGACAGGAGCGGAACGGGCGTGCCCCGCCCGAAGGACCTCCGGCCCAGTTCCACTCCCAGTCCTATTCCCAATCCCagtccccatccccatccccatcccgaTTGCCAGTGTCCTTGGTCCTTAGCCCTCGACAAGGCCATTTATCGTGGTAATATGCGAACGCGTGCGGGAATCGCTGTCATGATTTAACGATCCCGCTTTGCTGCAATCACAGTATCACAGCCACATGGAGGACCCGACaataaaaaagcaaaataaagGAATAAAATGCTCAAGTGTCTTCATCGAGAAGCCAAGGCCTGCATATACTTGGGGAATTCGGCTATATGTACTCAAGGGGTTAGCTATTTCCCCgcctgaattttttttaactttttgaaTATCCACACGATAAGAAATTACATAGAAATataaattcttattttttgtccaTAGAAATGTGcctttgtttgatttttttgtATCAGAGGCAATCGTATAtagatattattaaataatgtgAGCCACTTTTCTCTATTTAATACCTTCCACCTTTTTTCAGCCACTTATCCACCAAGGCATTGAAATCTGGTTATTAACCTAATGTGGAAGGGGTAATAAAAGAGCGTCGAAATAAAGTGCTAAGCAGCTTTTATGATTATGACGAAAGGCTTTCCCAGGATGAGAAGCAAGGGAGGTCGAGAGCACGTGTCCTGACGAATCTGTATGCAAGGACCTGAGTGTCTGTGTGGGTACTCAATTGCGTCTATTTGAGTTACATTTTTCTGTCCATTTCGGCTACTTTGTGTGGAGAAGCAGCTGCACAGTATGACTACCCCTGCTATTGGCAACCAGGTAGATTCTGTAGCTTGTGTAAGCATTCTGAGGGTTCTTCACGGTAAAGGTAAGAACACGTATCCCCAGAGAATCCGTATATAGAAGAATTCAGTAATGCAGGATGTTTTGGCCAGTCAAGTTCGTTATGGATCCACAAGCTGCTTTTTTAATTGGTATTTCTAAACtaactattatatttttaattatttcataaCATTTTCAGTTCACTATTTAAGTGAATAGTATTTGAATTCTCTCCGAATCTCAGCTTTCGCGCTCTATGGGCAGACATTTTCCAGCGCCATCTGCGTGTGCGATGGCAAATTGAAAACTGTTAATGTCATTTGCGATTTGATCACAGCACCTCGTTACTTCGAACCTCCGGCGAAAGGAAAAGCTGCCAGTTGACGTGGCTGATAATTTGATTATTATATGCAGCGGGAAGCTGCACACATACCGGCATTCGAGTGTGTGGGTGGGGCCAATCATCAGCTTAGATTTCCATTTTTCCCGTTTGGTGCTGTGGGTGCCATAGATACCCAGTCGGAAGTAAACACCTCCTGCGTCGAATCGCTTCCCGGTTACTTTGTCGGCAGGGACCCCTTCCCTTCCCCTTTCTTTTTCCCCTGTTTACAAAGGGCAGGCAACAGAGCgagttatttttaaaagtaaagttcAATCGTTATTTCTTCACTCCTTTGAAATGAAATCCTTTGTAAGAAGAAAAGAATTCGTTCACTATGAGTTACCGGCAAACTATTCTTTGCAGATGGTGTTTACTTCCGACTGGGTATGCAAATAGCGATTTCCACTGACTGAGTGGCTTTATGTtcgctagaaaaaaatttcgTAGAAATCAGTTTTTCCGTCGCAATGTCATAAATTGAGTAATTGAATTAAGGATGAACAAACTGATGAAAAGAATAAAATGACATGGATTCACTGGGAATATCTTACTAATTTGACCCTCTGTTCATGCATAATTTCAATCATTAGGTTTCTAGTTAATATCAACTTTATGCCAAACTAAAATGGAAACAATGCTTGTTCCTTGGAAATATGAGGTTTATTTGCTGTCATCGTTTTTCTTGCTGCACgttctataaactttatatGGTATCTTTCGCAAAAGAACGAAACGAAAAAATCCAATGAATCACTCTGAATAAGTTGCAGTTGCCAATCAAATTCGGTTATTGCTAGATGAATTTAATAGAGTTTTGATACTAACGTTACAGTTTGGATTTCTCCAATTTATTAAGAACTTGTTTTGCATATGTAGCATTTCAATGGAACAACAGTGTTCTACGTCGGAGAACTagagcatacttttagacaccttaatTGGTTCCCTCTCCATTATTCGATCAAAACAAGAGCATTTATCcatcaattcaattcaatgggTACCGAAGTAATACGCATCAGAAGCCAAGCAATGAGGGCAAGGTCCATTTGAATAATAAGACTTCTGCATTTCTCCTGCTTATTGCCAGGAACCGAGACCACAATTAGGGCCCAGCCAACCGCACGGAAAGTGGCTTTTGTTAACCGAATGGTTTCCATGTCGACCAAGTGTAGTGTTTACTACACATGTACTTGAGTTATCACCGATACCGTATGCAAACGTAAATTTCCCTGGCTTTTTGACTACGTGGTCATTGGTCTACGTGCCAATCCAATTTCCCCGGCACATTGACTGTGGCTTTTCCCCTGCATTGACTCCCTGGCACGCCCTCGATTCGGATTCGAAGTGAAAAAAGCACACACTCAGGGAAAACAATTGGGGCACCTGCACCTGCACCTGCAGCTGCTGCCGAGTTCTCCGAAATGGCAGACAACTTCTCAGAGCCAGCGAAGCGTTTACGTAAGTGGCAAGTACGGGTACGGAGTCGTAAATCGTGGCAAATCGAGTCCTCGGACCACCTAGCCAAGTATATTGATCAAAAATCACGCGGAGAAAATTGCTTTAAAATGCAAGGGCAGCGAAATTTGCTGGGGATACCCAAGATAAAGCCCAGAGATGCCAGGGAACAGGGGGAAAAGCTTATGAAAAGTATGGAAATTTCAGGGGCTTGCGGAACCAGGCTCCCTGATGCGGACGGACCAATAAAATGCCAATTAAATTGATTTGAAACTCAACGTTTTTTCATACACTTATAAGCGGGTCATTAATGAGCCATAGGAAAATGTATTTTCGTTGATTGATTGACGAGTTGATTGCCAAAAAAGAGGGAGCAATTCATTAGCATAAATTACCCGCAGAAAGCAAATTTAAAAGGAAGCCACCGGCGAAGCTTAAATGCTCTTTGAATTTTCAGCTTGGCATTCTGCACATGATCTGTAACACACAGTCTTTAAATTCAAGTCACTCTTTCAACTAATTATGAAAAGCCTCTTTCAAAGCAGCATATGTTAGTACATCAAAAGGTATACTGCAGAACAGCGTTTACAATGAGCTTAGTGGCAATTCAAGAGGATTCGCCTTCGAATCCCCGGCAAACAAGGACCTGGAACTCAAAGAGACGGACACAACCCAAGAGATATTTAAAGGATGGAGCAGGGACATCCTGTTGCACTTGGACCATTTGATTGATGGCGTTGGCACTTGAGTGCACAAGATAATCATTTATAAGGCGCATAAATGTCCTATTCCGTGTGGGGCAAAACTAGACAGGCGGAGGGAAGATGGGGAAAGCTGGGGAGCCCAGGGGTGGTTGCCTTAGCCCTCGGCAGATGGCGGCGGCTGCAGAAAAAGCAGCCAAATATGAAGCGAACGTCGGATTCAAATTCGCTCTGTACCTCAGATATCCGAGGTCGTTGCTACTTCGGGATGTGTTTTCTGGCGTTTTCTGGGGTGTTTCGGGGCTCTTGGTCTCGTCACGTCAGCTGCAGAGTCTGACAGCCACTGCACGAAATTTGCATTCAAATCGAGCCGCGTATCTGGGCAACCCTGTATCTGACAGATTCCCAGCTGGCACAGTCCTTTGTCGAGGATGAGAAATGGCTCCCGTCTGAATGTCTTCCAAGGGCCTGCGATTAATTATCTCCGTGCTCGCAAGCGGTTACTCCAACTTCCGACTAATTGGCCAACTTATGGCCGAGTTTGTCATCCTTTAGCAGATTAGATTGAATCCCCACAGGGGTGAGAGAAGTTCCGGTTTTGTGTTTCTTGTATATTATTATAGGAAGTTATTCGGTCACAATAAGTTGATCATTTTTCAAACTAATCAATTCCTTCGACTAATGGCCCCTGTCTGGTCTAAGATCTATTAAATTTGCTTTATCTTTCCATTAAGTATGTGGCAGCCAGAACACTCACATAAAGCTCGCATGCCGCTCCCTGGGTCCTGAACCCCATTACCCTGTCGCCAAAGCAAACAAAACTCGCTGATGCAGCAGCTGCCAATTACGGCGACGGCTCTTCTAATTAGATGCACCCACATTTCCCAATCGCAGCCCCCTCATCCATGACATGGGGGAAATCGAGTGAAAGCGAAAGCGAGCCCCAGCCAGCCAATAAGTTTCACTAAACAGTTCGCTGTCAGCAGAGTGCAATTGAATACCAGATGAATATCTCGTGGATAAACACTGCAGCTCTCAGCAAGAGATTTTTGTgattttaaaatcagttatGGTCCATAGATCTATTCGACctatttttgttgaattgcAAAGGGTTCATTGATAGTATAGTATAACTGCGGGTGATTTATCACCAATTAACATTGCGACTTTAAGAGTATTTCATAGCTAGTAAAAATTGTTGGCCCACAAAATCATTGACTGAAAATATGCACTTCAGATTTCCCCCACACATTTTCCTAATCAGTTGATTCGCTGCTTATCGATGAGCAACATTCTCGTGCCATTAGCAAAGATATTTTTAGAAATCGTGAGGCATCAAGTGCTATGACTGTTTGTTACCCTCGATATGCAAAGTTTATCGGTTCAATTGCTCAAGTGTAGATATTGTATGCTTTTGTGTTTATACTTACACTGGTCACTTCCGGTTGTTGTTGCCGATTTCCGTCGAGTGGAAAACGCCCTCAAAATTTTCCGTTCTGCATTAGAATCTGTGGATGTGCACGAATCTCAGTCAGACGAGGCGATTGTGCAAGTGACCTTGGTCGGGAATGGGCCTCCGCCTCCCATGCACCCATTCAGTAAACGAACCATCTCTCCTGAATATTAGTCAATTAATATAACTCAACTTGACGTCGTGCCGGAATGTTTCGTCTATTACCCTGTAAAGGTACTTAGGAATTTTCAAGgagtttaaaaaatgtaataactGTAGATATATTTTcgaatataaaaatgtatttacatgtttaaaaactaaacataaatatattaattttaaagtaCCCAATAATATAATTCTATCAATTCTACAATTCTACCTATCTATCTAGGCAGTGTATTCCAAAACCACctatgaaaatttaattgttttgccGCTTGTGTGTTTTGGTATTCTGTTTGGTGTGATGTGCGGTTTGTGTTATTCGTTGTGAATTGAGAATCACGTTGGAATTGCACTTGATTTTAAAAGATTTGCGTTTGCACTTCGGTTTTGGGTGACGAATTATGTGCTTAGTTACGTAATCAATTAGTTGTTGCTACGATAAGTACAAAAACAAACGATTCGGCCAAAGCTGATAACGAATTCGATTTGAATTTCGAGTTGAAGCGACACAAAAAAGTGAAGCCGAGCTTAGCTTTTGGAGTGGATTTAGGTTCTAGAACAAATGATGCTGGCAGGAAGATAGGGAAGGAAGGCCGAGGGAACGATGGGAGAGATTTGGGCGATCTCAagctgaaaataaaaaaaccgaATTCGTTATTCTGTTCGGAAAAAGCTTAATTcgtcatttatataaaaagctTTTCTTACCCCACTAGCCGTCACCTTGCTTAGCAAACATTCGTTTTGAATGTCCCTGGAGGAAGTGAGTCATACTAAATGTTTCACCCCTTAACACTCCATGGTGAAAATTTGGATAACGAAGCTAAGAAACGTACAGGCACAATCACTTTTACACTCAATTCGACTCAGTTTGAGCAACAAAAAGATAAGAACTTTTTAACTTAACCAAAGAAAAAAGGTTATCGTTGTATTTCTTCGTTTACttacaatatttaatgaaGGAAACTTATAGTGTTTGAGTACACACCACCTTAACCAAGCaatttcatttgtattttaatatactactagtaataaataataaatattaaaataaataaataatttattatatttacacACTTTTTCGGCCTGTTGCCCCACTGTGCCTCTCTCTCGCAATTGTTGTTTATTCGCCGAGTGCGGTGTGGCGAGACGATGGGAGAATTCTGAGTATTATTTGTTGTGCTTCGTGTTTCAGTGGCGTTCTGTGCGTGCTGGCGAGCGCAATATGAATTAGTCAGCTAGTCGCCGCGCTGTGTTTTCACTCGATTCTGGGGCACAGCTGGACTGACTGGATTATCCGGACCTTCTTGATCTGCCGGACCCCTGAGGAAACAGAAGGTTCTGCGCGATGTCGGGCACCCAGGACTACGATCGCAAGTACCTGCTCAGCATGCCGGGCCTCTGCAAGCTGGCCTGCTTGGTAATTAGTCATGTGTTCGATTTCCCCCGACTGCCCCACTAAATCTTCGGCTTCCCCCCAACAGCTGTGCAGCTTCGTTGGAATTCTTTGTATCATCTGCGGACCGGTGCGCGTGAGCAATTTCCGGGGCAGCTTCTACCTGgcggtggtgtccattggcttCGTGGCCACCCTGGCCCTGCTCCTGGCCAGGTACTTGCGCGTGTggcagcgccagttctgccgGTGCGATCCCACGCTCTGGTCCCTGGCGGTGCACTCCTCCCTGGCCCTGGCCTACTTCGCGGCCTCCGGCCTCGTGCTGTCCCTCGACATCGGGGCCTACACGGCGGCAGCGGTAAGTTCAGCTCCCCGGAGGAGCGAGTTCCAAGTCCGCCCAAAACCGGTCAGCCTTTGGGCGGTTTCTGGTGGGAACATAGGtgctttatatatatatatttataatatatttgttttctgGACGTCCTCAAATGCAGTTAGATACCAAACTTGCCTTGCCACGCAATACAGTATTGCatccaaattatttttatagtaaTATATTATTTCCATAAGTAATGTACGGATACCTATTTGATACCTATCCCAAATACTCAAAGTACCACAATAGAAGACAAAGATCTAAAGTAACCATCTACattgtacaatgtacatttattataatcttaaaaataatttcgaaaaaatttttataGTTAAATATTCCGTATACTTGTGTACCTgttacttgtagagtacaTGGTATTCGTtgttaaaaagtatttaaatggTAGTCATCGAATGGTATACATGCTTGACCAGAACCACCagccgtccgtccgtctgtctatctgtccgtatgaactaAGAACTCGGGAACTAGTAAAGCCTTCAAGTTAAGAGTGAGCATGCAGATTTTAGGGATTACTTTAGAAATAAAGCTGCTTAGAATATCTGACTTCGATGGCCGCAAAGTCGATTTTCTCTAGACCAATCTAATACCccctctctctttctttttcAGTTCTTCGGGCTGACCGCATTTTGCATCAACGGACTGGAGGCCTACGGGAACTACAGGCGCAGTCGCCAGAGGGAGGTGGCCACCCAAACCGTATAGACTTGGATTCCGATGGACAATCCCAGTGTGGTTTCGGTGGCTCTGCTACTCTAAGCTTGCCCCACAGTGGTTTGAGTGTGTATCTGTGCGAGAGCGAGGGTCTGTGTGCGTGAGAGCGAGTATCGGTTGCATTGAGCACTGCAGTCCGATAGTGAGGCGCTGAGGTCGGAAAATGTGGAAAGCTTTGGTCGCCGGAACAGTTATTGGATGTATTATCTAATAGTCGCTAGATATAGGTCAAGAAGTGAAGCAGATAGGGCCAGCCGACTCCAATAAGAAATGTAGATGTAGCAGGGAGTAAAACCATGATAA includes these proteins:
- the LOC119557720 gene encoding uncharacterized protein LOC119557720, producing the protein MSGTQDYDRKYLLSMPGLCKLACLLCSFVGILCIICGPVRVSNFRGSFYLAVVSIGFVATLALLLARYLRVWQRQFCRCDPTLWSLAVHSSLALAYFAASGLVLSLDIGAYTAAAFFGLTAFCINGLEAYGNYRRSRQREVATQTV